Proteins encoded in a region of the Streptomyces sp. NBC_01298 genome:
- a CDS encoding M23 family metallopeptidase: protein MASNSPAPEGIDVQEQPTAGAWGEWNPTEDSARPPRGKHRVLKQRGGLARSSTVLGVGVIAAVGAGGIATAQDRPQVAISLPSLPALPDLPDALGDLPEALGGADHSTADSDTATARSAEPARSGIIPQQADRRSDAGELLRSRILQQADSQHEAAAAQERAEAERVAQETAAQQARDAQAAKEAARKAAAAAAEKAAAEEARKAQEAKEAAEAKAKAEAAARSAGSFFLPTSAYTLTSHYGDSGSMWSSGHHTGLDFAAPTGTPVKAVGAGKIISAGWSGAYGYRIVLELPDGTEIWYCHLSSMSVTGGSVAGGDTIGRVGATGNVTGPHLHLEVRQGGVTVDPLTWLKARGLNV from the coding sequence GTGGCCTCCAACTCGCCTGCCCCTGAAGGCATCGACGTCCAGGAGCAGCCCACCGCCGGAGCCTGGGGAGAGTGGAACCCCACCGAGGACTCCGCCCGGCCGCCGCGCGGCAAGCACCGCGTGCTCAAGCAGCGCGGAGGACTGGCCCGTTCCTCCACCGTCCTCGGCGTCGGCGTGATCGCCGCGGTCGGCGCGGGCGGCATCGCCACCGCGCAGGACCGCCCCCAGGTCGCCATATCGCTGCCGTCGCTGCCGGCCCTGCCCGATCTCCCCGATGCCCTGGGCGACCTCCCCGAGGCCCTGGGCGGCGCGGACCACTCCACCGCGGACTCCGACACCGCCACCGCGCGCTCCGCCGAGCCGGCCCGGTCGGGGATCATCCCGCAGCAGGCCGACCGCCGCTCCGACGCGGGCGAGCTGCTGCGCAGCCGGATCCTCCAGCAGGCCGACTCCCAGCACGAGGCCGCCGCGGCCCAGGAGCGGGCCGAGGCCGAACGGGTGGCGCAGGAGACGGCGGCCCAGCAGGCCCGCGACGCCCAGGCCGCCAAGGAGGCGGCGCGGAAGGCGGCCGCGGCAGCCGCCGAGAAGGCCGCGGCCGAGGAAGCCCGCAAGGCGCAGGAGGCCAAGGAGGCCGCCGAGGCCAAGGCCAAGGCGGAAGCGGCCGCCCGGTCGGCCGGCTCCTTCTTCCTGCCCACCTCGGCCTACACCCTCACCTCGCACTACGGCGACTCCGGCTCGATGTGGTCCTCCGGGCACCACACCGGCCTCGACTTCGCCGCCCCGACCGGCACCCCCGTCAAGGCGGTCGGCGCCGGCAAGATCATCTCGGCCGGCTGGTCGGGGGCGTACGGCTACCGCATCGTGCTGGAGCTCCCCGACGGCACAGAGATCTGGTACTGCCACCTGTCCTCGATGTCGGTGACCGGAGGCTCCGTCGCCGGGGGCGACACCATCGGCCGGGTCGGCGCGACCGGCAACGTCACCGGCCCCCACCTCCACCTCGAAGTCCGCCAGGGCGGCGTCACGGTGGACCCGCTGACATGGCTGAAGGCACGGGGCCTGAACGTCTAG
- a CDS encoding PrsW family intramembrane metalloprotease, translated as MLRATWPPRLPHRVPRTAGAVRTYVLVALLGACGIAILELVREQTGTPGFFVGLGLALLPVAPLVAAFRWVGRAAPHPWAQLSFCFGWGACAAALIAILANSFATQWIAAATADPSDADQLGSVAIAPVVEESAKAAALLLVFLFRRRQFTGPSDGFVMAGFTATGFAFTENILYLGNAFGQDARNGTGVLNSVTAATFFVRGVMSPFAHPLFTVATGLGFGAAALAVRRTRRIGLPLLGLASAMGLHALWNSSSDLGESGFYVVYGCVMVPVFGLLAWLAVWIRRRRLRAVAGELAVYAAAGWLNPAEVPALVSMPARSLARALARSTGGRAAGRAVALYEADAAALALLRHRARSGGPGREPDFAWRERELLRRLWLRRATAGPALSRAAVLEDLLPPWFDPLRPPGPPGSPGGPALALVADGVPGPRRSGPVPSAMSAGPP; from the coding sequence GTGCTCCGAGCGACCTGGCCGCCCCGGCTGCCGCACCGCGTGCCGCGTACCGCCGGCGCCGTGCGCACGTACGTGCTCGTCGCGCTGCTCGGTGCCTGCGGCATCGCGATCCTGGAGCTCGTGCGCGAACAGACCGGTACGCCCGGCTTCTTCGTCGGTCTGGGTCTGGCCCTGCTGCCGGTGGCTCCGCTCGTCGCCGCGTTCCGCTGGGTGGGGCGGGCCGCGCCGCATCCGTGGGCGCAGCTGTCGTTCTGCTTCGGCTGGGGGGCCTGCGCCGCGGCGCTGATCGCCATACTGGCCAACAGTTTCGCGACCCAGTGGATAGCTGCGGCCACCGCCGATCCCTCCGACGCCGACCAGCTCGGCTCGGTGGCGATCGCCCCGGTGGTCGAGGAGAGCGCCAAGGCGGCCGCCCTGCTGCTGGTGTTCCTGTTCAGGAGACGCCAGTTCACCGGCCCCTCCGACGGTTTCGTGATGGCCGGTTTCACCGCCACCGGCTTCGCCTTCACCGAGAACATCCTCTACCTCGGCAACGCCTTCGGCCAGGACGCCCGGAACGGCACCGGGGTGCTGAACTCCGTGACGGCCGCGACGTTCTTCGTGCGGGGCGTCATGTCCCCCTTCGCGCATCCGCTGTTCACCGTGGCCACCGGTCTCGGCTTCGGCGCCGCCGCGCTCGCCGTGCGCCGGACGCGCCGGATCGGCCTGCCGCTGCTCGGCCTCGCCTCGGCCATGGGGCTGCACGCGCTGTGGAACAGCTCCTCGGACCTGGGCGAGTCCGGGTTCTACGTGGTCTACGGGTGCGTGATGGTCCCGGTGTTCGGGCTGCTGGCCTGGCTGGCCGTGTGGATACGGCGCCGCCGACTGCGGGCCGTCGCCGGGGAGCTCGCCGTGTACGCGGCCGCCGGCTGGCTGAACCCGGCCGAGGTCCCCGCGCTGGTGTCGATGCCCGCGCGCTCCCTGGCCCGCGCGCTGGCCCGGAGCACCGGGGGCCGGGCGGCGGGGCGGGCGGTCGCCCTGTACGAGGCCGATGCCGCGGCCCTGGCCCTGCTACGTCACCGGGCGCGCAGCGGCGGCCCCGGCCGTGAGCCGGACTTCGCGTGGCGGGAGCGGGAGTTGCTGCGCCGGCTCTGGCTGCGCCGCGCGACGGCGGGCCCGGCGCTGTCGCGGGCCGCGGTGCTGGAGGACCTGCTCCCGCCCTGGTTCGACCCCCTGCGGCCGCCGGGTCCCCCGGGCTCGCCGGGCGGGCCGGCGCTGGCCCTCGTAGCGGACGGGGTGCCGGGTCCTAGACGTTCAGGCCCCGTGCCTTCAGCCATGTCAGCGGGTCCACCGTGA
- the trmB gene encoding tRNA (guanosine(46)-N7)-methyltransferase TrmB, producing MSESLSPQNPAAEPAPEATSAYVPPKWRTEPRFPDGPAPDPAGSHHERRIRSFQPRRSRVTTGQGEALKRLWRTWGLDIDGHDVIDLKEMFDGLPVVLEIGFGMGEATAQMAAADPGTGILAADVHTPGQGNLLALAERGGMTNVRVANGDAIILLREMLAPDSLAGLRVYFPDPWPKARHHKRRLIQPEFLALAATRMAPGAILHCATDWEPYAEQMLEVLTAQPEFENTQADGGYAPRPDFRPLTRFEGQGLDKGHVVHDLLFRRTGNAQN from the coding sequence GTGTCTGAGTCTCTGAGTCCCCAGAATCCCGCCGCCGAGCCCGCGCCGGAGGCCACCTCCGCCTACGTGCCTCCGAAGTGGCGTACCGAGCCCCGGTTCCCCGACGGGCCCGCGCCCGACCCGGCGGGATCGCATCACGAGCGGCGGATCCGGAGCTTCCAGCCCCGCCGCAGCCGGGTGACCACCGGGCAGGGCGAAGCCCTGAAGCGGCTCTGGCGCACCTGGGGGCTCGACATCGACGGGCATGACGTGATCGATCTGAAGGAGATGTTCGACGGGCTCCCCGTCGTGCTGGAGATCGGCTTCGGCATGGGCGAGGCCACCGCGCAGATGGCCGCCGCCGACCCGGGCACCGGGATCCTGGCCGCCGACGTGCACACCCCGGGGCAGGGGAACCTGCTCGCCCTCGCCGAGCGGGGCGGGATGACCAATGTCCGCGTCGCGAACGGGGACGCCATCATCCTGCTCCGCGAGATGCTGGCCCCGGACTCCCTCGCCGGGCTCCGCGTGTACTTCCCGGACCCGTGGCCCAAGGCCCGCCACCACAAGCGGCGCCTGATCCAGCCCGAGTTCCTCGCGCTGGCCGCCACCCGCATGGCGCCCGGGGCGATCCTGCACTGCGCGACCGACTGGGAACCGTACGCCGAGCAGATGCTCGAAGTACTGACGGCCCAGCCGGAGTTCGAGAACACGCAGGCCGACGGCGGTTACGCACCGCGGCCCGACTTCCGGCCGCTCACCCGCTTCGAGGGGCAGGGCCTCGACAAGGGGCACGTCGTACACGATCTGCTGTTCCGGCGTACCGGTAACGCCCAGAACTGA
- the lhgO gene encoding L-2-hydroxyglutarate oxidase, whose product MSRLGRLDCDVLVIGGGIVGLSTAHALAGLAPGTRVVVLEKEDGPARHQTGRNSGVIHSGIYYKPGSLKARFAVRGAAEMVKFCAEHGIPHEVTGKLIVATGRDELPRLHALVQRGRENGIPVRELGPTQISEYEPEVRGLAAIHVGTTGIVDYGRVAQQLAESSGAEIVYGGAVDLISRRASGIAVRTSSGLVVRARVLVNCAGLQCDRIARLAGDDPGMRILPFRGEYYDLARPELVRGLVYPVPDPAFPFLGVHLTRGIGGGVHVGPNAVPALAREGYGWGVVRPRDLADELAWPGSWRMAARHWRYGAGEVRRSLSKAAFVEAVRRLLPAVRAEDLVPAAAGVRAQAVLRDGGLVDDFLIREGERTVHVLNAPSPAATASLPIGREIAGRALKSLRGA is encoded by the coding sequence ATGAGCAGACTGGGCAGGCTGGACTGCGATGTGCTGGTGATCGGCGGCGGGATCGTCGGCTTGTCGACGGCGCATGCCCTCGCGGGGCTCGCTCCGGGGACCCGGGTGGTCGTCCTGGAGAAGGAGGACGGCCCCGCGCGGCACCAGACGGGCCGCAACAGCGGTGTGATCCACAGCGGGATCTACTACAAGCCGGGCTCCCTCAAGGCGCGCTTCGCGGTGCGCGGCGCGGCCGAGATGGTCAAGTTCTGCGCGGAGCACGGCATCCCGCACGAGGTGACGGGCAAGCTCATCGTCGCCACCGGGCGGGACGAGCTGCCGCGGCTGCACGCGCTCGTGCAGCGGGGCCGGGAGAACGGCATCCCGGTGCGGGAGCTGGGGCCGACGCAGATCTCGGAGTACGAGCCCGAGGTGCGCGGGCTCGCGGCGATCCACGTGGGGACCACGGGGATCGTGGACTACGGACGGGTCGCGCAGCAGCTGGCGGAGTCCTCGGGTGCGGAGATCGTCTACGGCGGTGCCGTCGATCTGATCTCGCGGCGGGCCTCGGGCATCGCGGTGCGGACGAGCAGCGGGCTGGTCGTGCGCGCGCGGGTGCTGGTGAACTGCGCGGGGCTGCAGTGCGACCGGATCGCGCGGCTGGCCGGCGACGACCCGGGGATGCGGATCCTGCCGTTCCGGGGCGAGTACTACGACCTGGCCCGGCCCGAGCTGGTGCGCGGGCTGGTCTATCCGGTGCCCGACCCGGCATTCCCCTTCCTCGGTGTCCACCTGACCCGGGGCATCGGCGGCGGGGTCCACGTCGGGCCGAACGCGGTGCCGGCGCTGGCGCGCGAGGGGTACGGCTGGGGCGTGGTCCGGCCGCGGGACCTCGCGGACGAGCTGGCCTGGCCGGGATCCTGGCGGATGGCCGCGCGGCACTGGCGGTACGGAGCCGGTGAGGTGCGGCGGTCGCTGTCGAAGGCGGCGTTCGTCGAGGCGGTACGGAGACTGCTGCCGGCGGTGCGCGCGGAGGATCTGGTGCCCGCGGCGGCGGGGGTGCGGGCGCAGGCCGTGCTGCGGGACGGGGGGCTGGTGGACGACTTCCTGATCCGGGAGGGGGAGCGGACGGTGCACGTGCTGAACGCGCCTTCGCCGGCGGCCACCGCTTCGCTGCCCATCGGGCGGGAGATCGCCGGGCGGGCGCTCAAGTCCCTGCGCGGCGCGTAG
- a CDS encoding sporulation protein, which translates to MSRELREPNEKLGAVLALAGISNAGLARRVNDLGAQRGLTLRYDKTSVARWVSKGMVPQGAAPHLIAAAIGAKLGRPVPLHEIGLADADPAPEVGLAFPRDVGAAVRSATDLYRLDLAGRRGGGGIWQSLAGSFSVSAYATPASRWLISPADSSVAREPVAREAVPGAAPPEGLPAPPGARVGGVPAQPSHETPTVARPTTPAERATTPAVRATTPTVRATPQGAPAAPDAGGPQRVGHSDVTKLREAAEDARRWDSKYGGGDWRSSMVPECLRVDAAPLLLGSYTDEVGRALFGATAELTRLAGWMAFDTGQQEAAQRYYIQALRLARAAADVPLGGYVLASMSLQATYRDFPDEGVDLAQAAVERNRGLATARTMSFFRLVEARAHAKAGDSVAAGAALRASEGWLERARDGDADPTWLGFYSYDRFAADAAECYSDLKLPRQVRRFTEQALSRPTEEYVRSHGLRLVVSAVAELESGNLDAACAAGTRAVEVAGRISSARTTEYVRDLLHRLEPYGHEPRVAELRERARPLLVTPA; encoded by the coding sequence ATGTCCAGGGAGCTCCGCGAGCCCAATGAGAAGCTCGGCGCCGTCCTCGCCCTCGCGGGCATCAGCAACGCGGGGCTGGCCCGGCGGGTCAACGACCTCGGCGCTCAGCGCGGCCTGACCCTCCGCTACGACAAGACCTCGGTGGCCCGGTGGGTGTCGAAGGGGATGGTGCCGCAGGGTGCCGCCCCGCACCTGATCGCGGCCGCCATCGGCGCGAAGCTCGGCCGGCCCGTGCCGCTGCACGAGATCGGGCTCGCGGACGCGGACCCGGCGCCCGAAGTGGGGCTGGCCTTCCCGCGCGACGTCGGCGCGGCCGTGCGCTCGGCCACGGACCTCTACCGGCTCGACCTCGCCGGCCGCCGCGGGGGTGGCGGGATCTGGCAGTCGCTCGCCGGTTCCTTCTCCGTATCGGCCTACGCGACGCCGGCCTCGCGGTGGCTGATATCTCCCGCCGACAGCTCGGTGGCACGCGAACCGGTGGCGCGCGAAGCGGTCCCGGGCGCGGCCCCGCCGGAAGGCCTTCCGGCGCCGCCCGGCGCCCGTGTCGGGGGTGTGCCCGCCCAGCCTTCGCACGAAACGCCGACGGTCGCGCGCCCGACGACGCCTGCCGAGCGCGCGACGACGCCTGCCGTGCGCGCGACGACGCCGACCGTGCGCGCGACCCCGCAGGGCGCTCCGGCCGCGCCCGACGCCGGGGGCCCGCAGCGCGTGGGCCACAGCGATGTGACCAAGCTGCGCGAGGCCGCCGAGGACGCCCGCCGCTGGGACTCCAAGTACGGCGGCGGCGACTGGCGTTCCTCGATGGTGCCCGAGTGCCTCCGGGTGGACGCCGCGCCCCTGCTGCTCGGCTCCTACACCGACGAAGTGGGCCGCGCGCTCTTCGGCGCCACCGCCGAACTGACCCGGCTGGCCGGCTGGATGGCCTTCGACACCGGACAGCAGGAAGCCGCCCAGCGCTACTACATCCAGGCGCTGCGCCTGGCCCGCGCCGCGGCCGACGTACCGCTCGGCGGGTACGTGCTGGCGTCGATGTCCCTGCAGGCCACCTACCGGGACTTCCCGGACGAGGGCGTGGACCTCGCGCAGGCCGCCGTGGAACGCAACCGGGGCCTGGCCACCGCGCGGACGATGAGCTTCTTCCGCCTCGTCGAGGCCCGCGCGCACGCGAAGGCGGGCGATTCGGTGGCCGCCGGGGCGGCGCTGAGGGCCTCCGAGGGCTGGCTGGAACGGGCCCGTGACGGCGACGCCGACCCGACCTGGCTGGGCTTCTACTCGTACGACCGCTTCGCGGCGGACGCGGCCGAGTGTTACAGCGACCTCAAACTCCCGCGCCAGGTAAGGCGTTTCACGGAACAGGCACTGTCCCGGCCGACGGAGGAGTACGTACGATCACACGGGCTGCGGCTCGTCGTGAGCGCGGTGGCCGAGCTGGAGTCCGGAAACCTCGACGCGGCGTGCGCGGCGGGAACCCGGGCGGTCGAGGTCGCCGGGCGGATCTCGTCGGCCCGGACGACGGAGTACGTACGGGACCTCCTGCACCGGCTGGAACCGTACGGGCACGAACCGCGCGTCGCCGAACTGCGCGAGCGGGCCAGGCCTCTGCTGGTAACCCCGGCATAG
- a CDS encoding asparagine synthase-related protein: MRWLVGWSSIAASFGTAGRVAGHGAAHASDQGAYGSGNGSGNGSGNGYTSGNGYGSYGSGSAPDAWGDGPVRGGLADAGHPDEPGAADADRTVVPVGAQLLWGDPDPLWAVGDWRPDEIRTLTADPADPFTRLAVLGCCGATDAELRRALYAARGGALRHLTQWPGSYTTVVQAGRRITVVGDLAGARPVFYTPWASGTAYATAALPLADLIEAQLDIGHLAALLACPDSPEALGDGTPYVGVRRIPPGHALILREGSREITGYEPVASLAVAAPTADPELAVEGVREALVDAVRARLTAPRHAPETLPYDPGPVPGMGPADRRAARGAPAPVPGVGADLSGGSASATLALLAAGLPGAPGALLGRTGERLLAVTFNDLATPRGREPELERAHAIASDPRLHHVVVAAAEEALPYADLEGPLTDEPGPSLVSAARERRRLAAGSADHFTGHGARQVLDAHPARLADLLLDRRRRHLLRPTLALARSAPSEGDSPLVPFLVPLTVYAAARRLARTPYRAGMEAAAARLRDGIPAPGHCSPVDASLAALTWSRPGPAAAWLTGEALAEVSIRLSAAAGRPPLSLRPGEARARAVLARHAADHRVFEQAVEVRSQRLHAPFLDNQVVRAARALPESLRVQPGARAAVLRGVLSSAGVRDLPAGWGATAHAPNESATRLGLRAALPHLLTLFASPLLADAGLIEARVVRQALMDAADGRPVPLDGIAELVSMELWLTRLLARRGTCWTGTSTPRRRAVPTGVPLRRPALS, encoded by the coding sequence GTGCGCTGGTTGGTGGGTTGGAGCAGTATCGCCGCGAGCTTCGGCACGGCCGGACGGGTCGCGGGGCACGGCGCTGCGCACGCCTCCGACCAGGGCGCATACGGCTCGGGGAACGGGTCGGGCAACGGCTCGGGCAACGGATACACCTCCGGGAACGGCTACGGCTCCTACGGCTCGGGTTCCGCCCCCGACGCGTGGGGCGACGGCCCCGTCCGCGGCGGCCTCGCCGACGCCGGCCACCCCGACGAACCGGGCGCTGCCGACGCCGACCGCACCGTGGTCCCCGTGGGCGCCCAGCTCCTCTGGGGCGACCCCGACCCCCTGTGGGCCGTCGGGGACTGGCGCCCGGACGAGATCCGCACCCTCACCGCCGATCCCGCGGACCCCTTCACCCGCCTCGCGGTCCTCGGCTGCTGCGGCGCCACCGACGCGGAACTGCGCCGCGCGCTCTACGCCGCCCGCGGCGGCGCGCTGCGCCACCTCACCCAGTGGCCCGGCAGCTACACCACCGTGGTCCAGGCCGGCCGCCGCATCACGGTCGTCGGCGACCTGGCCGGCGCCCGGCCCGTCTTCTACACGCCCTGGGCGAGCGGCACCGCGTACGCCACCGCCGCCCTCCCACTCGCCGACCTGATCGAGGCGCAGCTCGACATCGGCCATCTCGCCGCCCTGCTGGCCTGCCCCGACAGCCCGGAGGCGCTGGGCGACGGCACACCGTACGTCGGCGTACGCCGCATCCCGCCCGGACACGCGCTGATCCTGCGCGAGGGCTCGCGGGAGATCACCGGGTACGAGCCGGTGGCCTCCCTCGCGGTGGCCGCCCCCACCGCCGACCCCGAGCTCGCGGTGGAGGGCGTACGGGAAGCTTTGGTCGACGCGGTGCGCGCCCGGCTCACGGCTCCGCGGCATGCTCCCGAGACGCTGCCCTACGACCCCGGACCCGTCCCCGGAATGGGCCCGGCCGACCGGCGGGCCGCGCGCGGCGCCCCCGCGCCCGTCCCCGGAGTCGGCGCGGACCTCTCCGGCGGCAGCGCCTCCGCGACCCTCGCGCTGCTCGCGGCCGGCCTCCCGGGCGCACCCGGAGCCCTGCTCGGCCGCACCGGGGAACGCCTCCTCGCCGTCACCTTCAACGACCTGGCCACCCCCCGGGGCCGCGAACCCGAACTGGAACGCGCCCACGCGATCGCCTCCGACCCCCGCCTGCACCACGTGGTCGTGGCCGCCGCCGAGGAAGCCCTCCCCTACGCCGACCTCGAAGGCCCGCTCACCGACGAACCCGGCCCCTCCCTCGTCTCCGCCGCCCGCGAGCGCCGCCGCCTCGCGGCCGGCTCGGCGGACCACTTCACCGGACACGGAGCCCGCCAGGTCCTCGACGCCCACCCCGCCCGGCTCGCCGACCTCCTGCTCGACCGGCGCCGGCGCCACCTGCTGCGCCCCACCCTGGCCCTCGCCCGCTCCGCCCCGTCCGAGGGAGACTCCCCCCTCGTCCCCTTCCTGGTCCCCCTCACCGTGTACGCGGCCGCCCGCCGCCTGGCCCGTACGCCGTACCGCGCCGGCATGGAGGCGGCGGCGGCCCGGCTGCGCGACGGCATCCCGGCCCCGGGCCACTGTTCCCCGGTGGACGCCTCGCTCGCGGCCCTGACCTGGTCCCGGCCGGGCCCGGCGGCGGCCTGGCTGACGGGCGAGGCACTGGCCGAGGTATCGATCCGCCTCAGCGCCGCCGCGGGCCGGCCTCCCCTTTCCCTCCGCCCCGGGGAGGCCCGGGCCCGCGCCGTCCTGGCCCGGCACGCCGCCGACCACCGGGTCTTCGAGCAGGCCGTGGAGGTGCGCAGCCAGCGACTGCACGCCCCGTTCCTGGACAACCAGGTCGTACGGGCCGCCCGGGCCCTGCCCGAATCCCTGCGCGTACAGCCCGGTGCCCGGGCGGCGGTCCTGCGCGGGGTCCTGTCCTCGGCCGGGGTCCGGGACCTCCCCGCGGGGTGGGGCGCGACGGCCCACGCCCCGAACGAATCGGCGACCCGCCTGGGGCTGCGCGCGGCCCTCCCGCACCTCCTGACCCTCTTCGCGTCACCGCTCCTGGCGGACGCGGGCCTGATCGAAGCCCGGGTCGTCCGCCAAGCCCTCATGGACGCGGCCGACGGCCGCCCGGTCCCGCTCGACGGCATCGCCGAACTCGTCTCGATGGAACTGTGGCTGACCCGCCTCCTGGCCCGCCGAGGCACCTGCTGGACCGGCACCTCCACCCCCCGCCGCAGAGCGGTCCCCACAGGCGTCCCCCTCCGCCGCCCGGCCCTGTCCTAA
- a CDS encoding sigma-70 family RNA polymerase sigma factor, producing the protein MSVDGREEPHGGAGGEVDAGSLPARQVPAQRESGGRHAAGASGELPPSDGDLIARMRGGDDGAYEELFRRHSDAVRRYARTCCRDGHTADDLTAEVFARTLQAVRGGAGPDQSVRAYLLTTVRRVAAAWAKTAKREHLVEDFALFAEQASGSGDSAVGLPGRAGDDTLELGADVRAMHEAEQTLAMQAFRSLPERWQAVLWHTTVEEASPSAIAPLFGLSANATAVLASRAREGLKQAYLQAHVSTALSSGGDCARYADRLGAYARGGLRMRAERGLRKHLEECARCRLAAGELKDVNAGIPALLPVAVIGWFAAGYAAKAAGVVAGGAVAAGGAGAAAAAAGAGGSTAGAGAAGAGAAGGAAGGGGAGGVGGAAVSEGLGLPAKAAIAAGVVVAAAAGVVFALAGDDTAPAVRANPAPGVAVPVPRAPAPAAPEPGPSRAEPPAARGSVPPPRKQTPPVAAAPAAPTPSRSPQRSSPAPSPSRAPTPKPSPTPSPTPSPVPPPKPTPPKPPQAPQGFRLSSLGQSAYGSHDGPEIETWRSSWVWQRWGPVIGGQRYTHGITVNSRSSVEITLNRSCSVFSARAGVDGMSLLTDGTLRFSVYADGRRLWQSRALGYEDPAANVSVSLAGHKTLRLVVERAEGGRLPALASWADSVISCR; encoded by the coding sequence ATGAGCGTTGACGGGCGGGAAGAGCCACACGGTGGCGCCGGCGGCGAGGTCGATGCGGGCAGCCTGCCCGCGCGACAGGTCCCGGCGCAGCGCGAATCGGGCGGCCGGCACGCCGCCGGGGCGAGTGGCGAACTCCCACCGTCCGACGGGGACTTGATCGCCCGCATGCGAGGGGGCGACGACGGTGCCTACGAGGAACTGTTCCGCCGCCACTCCGATGCCGTGCGCCGCTATGCCCGTACCTGCTGCCGCGACGGGCACACCGCCGACGACCTTACGGCCGAGGTGTTCGCGCGGACCCTCCAGGCCGTACGGGGCGGGGCGGGTCCGGACCAGTCGGTGCGCGCCTACCTGCTGACCACCGTGCGCCGGGTCGCCGCCGCCTGGGCGAAGACAGCGAAGCGGGAGCATCTGGTCGAGGACTTCGCGCTGTTCGCGGAGCAGGCCTCCGGCTCCGGCGACAGCGCGGTCGGGCTGCCCGGCCGCGCGGGCGACGACACCCTCGAACTGGGCGCCGATGTGCGGGCCATGCACGAGGCCGAGCAGACCCTCGCGATGCAGGCCTTCCGCAGCCTGCCCGAGCGGTGGCAGGCCGTGCTCTGGCACACCACCGTCGAGGAGGCCTCGCCGAGCGCGATCGCCCCGCTCTTCGGGCTGAGCGCGAACGCCACCGCGGTACTGGCGAGCCGGGCCCGCGAGGGCCTCAAGCAGGCGTACCTCCAGGCCCATGTGAGCACCGCGCTGAGTTCCGGCGGGGACTGCGCCCGGTACGCCGACCGGCTGGGGGCGTACGCCCGCGGCGGCTTGCGGATGCGGGCCGAGCGGGGGCTGCGCAAGCACCTCGAAGAGTGCGCCCGGTGCCGGCTCGCCGCGGGTGAGCTCAAGGACGTCAACGCGGGCATTCCCGCGCTGCTGCCGGTCGCCGTCATCGGGTGGTTCGCCGCCGGGTACGCGGCCAAGGCGGCAGGAGTGGTGGCCGGCGGGGCCGTCGCCGCGGGTGGTGCCGGGGCCGCTGCCGCGGCCGCCGGTGCGGGCGGGTCGACGGCCGGAGCCGGTGCCGCCGGGGCCGGAGCCGCCGGTGGGGCTGCTGGTGGGGGCGGGGCCGGCGGGGTCGGCGGAGCCGCGGTTTCGGAGGGGCTGGGGTTGCCCGCCAAGGCGGCCATCGCCGCCGGGGTCGTGGTGGCCGCGGCCGCCGGCGTGGTGTTCGCACTGGCCGGTGACGACACCGCCCCGGCCGTGCGCGCGAACCCGGCGCCGGGTGTGGCCGTACCGGTGCCGCGGGCTCCGGCCCCCGCCGCGCCGGAGCCCGGGCCGTCGCGGGCGGAGCCGCCGGCGGCGCGGGGATCCGTACCGCCCCCGAGGAAGCAGACGCCGCCGGTGGCCGCGGCGCCGGCCGCGCCGACGCCCTCGCGGAGTCCGCAGCGGTCCTCGCCCGCTCCGAGTCCGAGCCGGGCCCCGACGCCGAAGCCGAGTCCCACTCCGAGCCCCACGCCCAGTCCTGTGCCGCCCCCCAAGCCGACGCCGCCCAAGCCGCCGCAGGCCCCGCAGGGGTTCCGGCTCTCTTCCCTCGGGCAGTCCGCCTACGGGAGCCACGACGGCCCCGAGATCGAGACCTGGCGCAGCAGTTGGGTGTGGCAGCGATGGGGGCCGGTGATCGGCGGACAGCGCTACACGCACGGGATCACGGTCAACTCCCGGTCCTCCGTGGAGATCACCCTCAACCGGAGCTGTTCCGTCTTCTCGGCACGGGCCGGTGTGGACGGCATGTCACTGCTCACGGACGGCACCCTCCGCTTCTCCGTGTACGCGGACGGGCGGCGGCTGTGGCAGTCCCGCGCCCTGGGGTACGAGGACCCGGCGGCGAACGTGTCCGTCTCCCTCGCCGGGCACAAGACGCTGCGCCTGGTCGTGGAACGCGCGGAGGGCGGCCGCCTGCCGGCGCTGGCGAGCTGGGCCGACTCCGTCATCAGCTGCCGCTGA